In the genome of Thiomicrospira aerophila AL3, one region contains:
- the dapB gene encoding 4-hydroxy-tetrahydrodipicolinate reductase, translating into MSELNRIAILGASGRMGKYLIEATLATPGLVLGAAIERPGSSLVGVDAGDLIGAGTQGVKIVDNLADVVEDFDILIDFTRPEVTLQALGLCVQANKRIVIGTTGFNAAGLAMIDDAALKIPVVFAPNMSVGVTLTLKLLKMAADVLNEGFDIEVVEAHHRHKVDAPSGTALRMAEVVADTLGRDLKTCAVYGREGNTGERDPNTIGFATIRAGDIVGDHTVMFAGVGERVEITHKASSRMTFAKGAMRACTWLACQPNGLYDMQDVLGLS; encoded by the coding sequence ATGAGTGAACTTAATCGTATAGCTATTCTGGGTGCATCGGGTCGAATGGGTAAATATCTGATTGAAGCGACACTAGCGACGCCAGGCCTGGTATTAGGTGCAGCAATCGAACGTCCAGGTTCTTCATTAGTGGGGGTGGATGCCGGTGATTTAATTGGTGCGGGTACGCAAGGGGTCAAAATTGTTGATAACCTAGCTGATGTAGTCGAGGATTTTGATATTTTAATTGACTTTACTCGCCCTGAGGTCACTTTGCAGGCACTCGGGCTGTGTGTGCAAGCCAATAAGCGAATCGTCATAGGTACCACTGGGTTTAATGCAGCAGGCCTGGCCATGATCGATGATGCAGCGCTCAAAATACCTGTGGTGTTTGCACCTAATATGAGTGTTGGCGTCACCCTGACGTTAAAGCTGCTTAAAATGGCGGCTGACGTGTTAAATGAAGGTTTTGATATTGAGGTTGTTGAAGCGCATCATCGTCACAAAGTTGATGCACCTTCCGGCACGGCCCTCCGTATGGCTGAAGTGGTCGCAGACACACTAGGGCGAGATCTTAAAACCTGTGCGGTCTATGGGCGCGAGGGTAATACCGGTGAGCGAGATCCGAATACAATTGGGTTTGCTACCATTCGCGCGGGAGATATTGTTGGCGATCATACGGTGATGTTTGCAGGCGTTGGTGAGCGCGTCGAAATTACCCACAAGGCGTCCAGTCGGATGACTTTTGCTAAGGGGGCAATGCGAGCCTGTACCTGGCTCGCCTGTCAACCAAATGGTCTCTATGATATGCAGGATGTGCTAGGCTTAAGTTAG
- the dnaK gene encoding molecular chaperone DnaK has translation MAKIIGIDLGTTNSCVAVMEGKDVKVIPNAEGARTTPSIVAYTNDGEVLVGDSAKRQAVTNPKNTLFAIKRLIGRRFEDKEVKKDIGMVPYAIVAADNGDAWVDVDGKKMSPQEVSARTLQKMKKTAEDYLGHEVTEAVITVPAYFNDAQRQATKDAGKIAGLEVKRIINEPTAAALAYGMDKAKGDSKIAVYDLGGGTFDISIIEVADLDGEKQVEVLSTNGDTFLGGEDFDKQIMDYLVAEFKKDQGVDLTNDPLALQRLREAAEKAKIELSSREQTDINLPYITADATGPKHMNIKITRAKFESLVEDLVARSIEPCKIALKDAGLKASEIDDVILVGGSTRVPMVQARVKEFFGKEPRRDVNPDEAVAMGAAIQGGVLSGDVKDVLLLDVSPLSLGIETMGGVMTKLIEKNTTIPTRKSQVFSTAEDNQTAVTIHVLQGEREMASGNKSLGQFNLEDIPPAQRGMPQIEVTFDIDANGILNVSAKDKATGKEQNITIKASSGLTDEEVERMVKDAEAHAEEDRKMKELVETRNQADAMIHATRKAMADAGEGLEAAEKDAIEAAIKDVEEAMKGDDKAKIDEKVQALAAASQKMTEKMMAKQQQQAGGESESSSNAKQDDIVDAEFEEVDDTKK, from the coding sequence ATGGCAAAGATTATTGGTATAGACTTGGGAACCACCAACTCATGTGTGGCGGTGATGGAAGGCAAGGATGTCAAAGTTATTCCTAACGCTGAGGGTGCACGTACCACGCCGTCGATTGTGGCTTACACCAATGATGGTGAAGTATTAGTTGGCGATTCAGCCAAGCGTCAAGCGGTGACGAATCCGAAAAACACCTTGTTTGCGATCAAGCGTTTGATCGGTCGTCGTTTTGAAGACAAAGAAGTGAAAAAAGATATCGGCATGGTGCCTTATGCGATTGTCGCGGCTGACAATGGCGATGCGTGGGTGGATGTTGATGGCAAAAAAATGTCACCACAAGAGGTGTCTGCGCGTACTTTGCAAAAAATGAAAAAAACCGCAGAAGATTACTTGGGTCATGAGGTCACCGAAGCGGTCATTACTGTTCCGGCGTACTTTAACGATGCACAGCGTCAAGCGACCAAGGACGCAGGTAAGATTGCCGGTCTGGAAGTGAAGCGTATCATCAACGAGCCAACCGCTGCGGCTCTGGCTTATGGTATGGACAAAGCAAAAGGCGATAGCAAAATTGCGGTGTATGACTTGGGTGGCGGTACCTTCGATATTTCGATTATCGAAGTAGCTGACCTAGACGGTGAAAAGCAAGTTGAAGTGTTATCAACTAACGGTGACACCTTCTTGGGTGGTGAAGACTTTGACAAGCAAATCATGGATTATTTGGTAGCGGAATTCAAAAAAGATCAAGGTGTGGATCTAACCAATGATCCTCTAGCCTTGCAGCGTTTGCGTGAAGCCGCTGAAAAAGCGAAGATTGAATTGTCATCGCGTGAGCAAACTGATATTAACTTGCCTTATATCACCGCCGATGCGACCGGGCCGAAGCACATGAACATTAAAATTACTCGTGCGAAGTTTGAGTCATTGGTAGAAGATTTAGTGGCGCGTTCGATTGAGCCTTGTAAGATTGCATTAAAAGATGCCGGTTTAAAAGCGTCGGAAATTGATGATGTCATTTTGGTTGGCGGTTCAACTCGTGTGCCGATGGTGCAAGCACGCGTAAAAGAGTTCTTTGGCAAGGAGCCTCGTCGTGATGTGAACCCAGATGAAGCGGTCGCAATGGGTGCGGCGATTCAAGGTGGTGTATTGTCAGGTGATGTTAAAGATGTGTTGTTGTTAGACGTATCTCCTTTGTCGCTAGGTATTGAAACAATGGGCGGCGTAATGACCAAGTTGATTGAGAAAAACACCACGATTCCAACACGTAAATCGCAAGTGTTCTCAACCGCTGAAGACAATCAAACAGCGGTAACCATTCACGTATTGCAAGGTGAGCGTGAAATGGCGTCGGGTAACAAGTCGTTGGGTCAGTTTAATTTGGAAGATATTCCGCCGGCTCAACGTGGTATGCCACAAATCGAAGTCACCTTTGATATTGATGCCAACGGTATTTTGAATGTATCAGCGAAAGATAAAGCGACTGGTAAAGAGCAAAACATTACCATTAAAGCCTCCTCAGGTTTAACCGATGAAGAAGTTGAGCGTATGGTGAAGGATGCTGAAGCCCATGCGGAAGAAGATCGCAAGATGAAAGAGTTGGTGGAAACACGCAACCAGGCGGATGCGATGATTCACGCAACGCGTAAGGCCATGGCCGATGCGGGTGAGGGCCTTGAAGCAGCAGAGAAAGACGCGATTGAAGCGGCGATCAAGGATGTGGAAGAGGCGATGAAAGGTGATGATAAAGCGAAGATTGACGAGAAGGTTCAAGCTTTAGCGGCCGCATCACAAAAAATGACTGAAAAAATGATGGCGAAGCAACAGCAGCAAGCTGGTGGCGAGTCAGAATCTTCATCTAACGCCAAGCAAGATGATATTGTAGATGCGGAGTTTGAAGAAGTGGATGACACCAAAAAATAA
- the dnaJ gene encoding molecular chaperone DnaJ codes for MSKRDYYEILSVARNATEQDIKKAYRKLAMKYHPDRNPDDPDADTKFKEATEAYEVLSDQQKRAAYDQFGHAGVQGGAQGGGFGGAGFGDAFSDIFGDIFGGGFRKGPRAGDDMQYDLEITLEQAVNGTEVDIRIPYEDTCDACGGSGAEPGTTAQTCPTCGGEGQVRIQQGFFSVARTCPTCHGRGKIIKSPCKKCHGDGVVTKHKTLSVKIPAGVDSGDRIRLQGEGGMGEPGAPRGNLYVRVRVKRHAIFQRDGDTLFCEMPLSFATATLGGEIEVPSLNGKARLKIPAGTQSGQRFKLAGKGVKSVRSSRVGDLICEVNIETPINLTSEQKALLKAFDDSLHGKHAEHSPKSHSFFDAVKAFFTGDDDKDAGAKDKK; via the coding sequence ATGAGTAAACGAGATTATTACGAAATACTATCGGTAGCGCGTAATGCCACCGAGCAGGATATTAAAAAAGCCTATCGTAAATTGGCAATGAAATATCATCCGGACCGCAATCCAGATGATCCAGATGCGGATACCAAATTTAAAGAAGCGACCGAAGCCTACGAAGTCTTAAGTGATCAACAAAAACGCGCGGCTTATGATCAGTTTGGTCATGCTGGAGTACAAGGGGGTGCGCAGGGTGGCGGTTTTGGTGGCGCTGGTTTTGGTGATGCCTTTAGTGATATTTTTGGCGATATCTTCGGGGGTGGGTTTCGTAAAGGACCTCGTGCCGGTGATGACATGCAATATGATTTGGAAATCACTCTAGAGCAAGCGGTTAACGGCACCGAAGTAGATATTCGTATTCCTTATGAGGATACCTGTGATGCCTGCGGTGGTTCGGGTGCGGAACCAGGTACCACAGCGCAAACTTGTCCTACCTGTGGAGGAGAGGGGCAGGTTCGTATCCAGCAAGGTTTTTTCTCGGTAGCACGTACTTGTCCAACCTGTCATGGCCGCGGTAAGATTATTAAGTCACCGTGTAAAAAATGTCATGGTGACGGTGTGGTGACCAAGCACAAAACTCTGTCGGTAAAGATTCCAGCAGGGGTGGATAGTGGTGACCGGATTCGTTTGCAGGGTGAAGGCGGTATGGGTGAGCCTGGCGCGCCGCGGGGTAATTTATATGTTCGTGTTCGTGTTAAACGTCATGCCATTTTTCAGCGTGATGGCGATACCTTGTTTTGTGAAATGCCGCTGTCTTTTGCGACCGCAACGCTAGGGGGGGAAATTGAAGTCCCCAGTTTAAATGGCAAAGCTCGCCTTAAAATTCCAGCTGGTACGCAGTCAGGTCAACGTTTCAAGCTGGCAGGCAAAGGGGTGAAGTCGGTTCGTTCAAGTCGCGTAGGGGATTTGATTTGCGAAGTGAATATTGAAACACCCATTAATTTAACCAGCGAACAAAAAGCACTGTTGAAAGCATTTGATGATAGTTTGCATGGTAAGCATGCTGAGCATAGCCCTAAATCGCACTCGTTTTTTGATGCGGTTAAAGCTTTTTTTACCGGTGATGATGACAAGGATGCGGGCGCAAAGGATAAGAAATGA